One Methanobrevibacter oralis DNA window includes the following coding sequences:
- a CDS encoding metal-dependent transcriptional regulator — protein sequence MTDSKISENIEEYLEVLYRNGSNGEQVSTTKLSRELGIAPGSVTQMLKKLEKLNYITYTPYKGASLNDEGLKIAQKITRKHRILEKFLMDILKIKEENVHDQACKMEHTLSDEAERALCTMLHNPDLCPDDNIIPACDFDFESCQQCYSETDFDNIINRKFNLLSISELNADTNGVISFIRGNDDLLDNVSKLGLHVGLNIEYEYSSDSNKSSYVIKVDNDELNIPLEMANNIFVRI from the coding sequence ATGACTGACTCCAAGATTAGTGAGAATATAGAAGAATATTTAGAAGTTCTTTATCGTAATGGAAGTAATGGTGAACAAGTTTCTACAACTAAATTATCTAGGGAATTAGGTATTGCTCCTGGTAGTGTTACTCAAATGCTTAAAAAATTAGAAAAACTTAACTATATCACTTACACACCATATAAAGGTGCTTCTTTAAATGATGAAGGTTTAAAAATAGCTCAAAAAATTACTAGGAAACATAGAATTCTTGAAAAATTCTTAATGGATATTTTAAAAATTAAAGAAGAAAATGTCCATGATCAAGCATGTAAAATGGAACATACATTATCTGATGAAGCAGAAAGAGCTCTTTGTACTATGTTACATAATCCTGATTTATGTCCAGATGATAATATAATTCCAGCTTGTGATTTTGATTTTGAAAGTTGTCAACAATGTTATTCTGAAACAGATTTTGATAATATTATTAATAGAAAATTCAATTTATTGTCTATATCTGAATTAAATGCAGATACTAATGGTGTAATTTCATTTATTAGAGGTAATGATGACTTATTAGATAATGTTAGTAAGTTAGGACTTCATGTAGGATTGAATATTGAATATGAATATTCTTCTGATAGCAATAAATCATCTTATGTGATTAAGGTTGATAATGATGAGTTAAATATTCCATTAGAAATGGCTAACAATATTTTTGTTAGAATTTAA